The region GGATCTCGCGGTAAACGGTACCGTCAACGATCTTGCCGTGGGTGGTGCGGAGCCGAAGTATATTTCGGTGGGTTTCATTCTGGAAGAAGGGCTTGAAGTAGAGACGCTTCGCCGGATCGCGCAGAATCTCCGCACCGCAGCAGAACGCGCCGGAGTACAGATTGCGACTGGCGACACAAAAGTAGTTCCGAAGGGTGCTGGGGACAAGATTTATATCAATACTGCAGGCATCGGCGTAGTACCTGCTGGACGGGAACTCGGTTTTGCAAAGGTCAAGCCTGGTGACCGGATTATCGTTTCTGGCCCGATCGCAGACCACGGTATGGCGGTCATGATGGCCCGCGGAGACCTCGCAATCGAAGCACCGATCGAGTCCGACTCGCGCGAGGTCGCAAGTTTGGTGCGGGCGATGCTCGCCGATGCCCCCGAGACTCGTTGGATGCGTGACGCCACACGTGGTGGTCTAGCGACAGTCATGAACGAACTTGCAGAATCAACTGGCTACGGCGTTGCACTGCACGACGAGAAGATCCCTGTGCAGCCGATGACGCGCGCCGCTTGCGACATGCTGGGCATTGATCCACTCTACGTCGCGAACGAAGGAACGTTTGCGGCGGTGGTGCCGGAAGACCAGACCGACCAAGCACTCGCGGCGCTGCATGCAGCAGGCGCTGAAGGGGCGGCGGTGGTTGGAAAGATCGTCGAGGAACCAGCTGCAGCGGTGGTGTTGGTCACCGGCTTTGGTGGTACCCGTATGGTCGACAAGCTGGTTGGCGATCCGTTGCCACGAATCTGTTAAGTTCCTGAGGCTGCATGGGTTCGCTACCGCGACCAGAGCCTTCCTGCGGCCGCCTGGCCGAGGCTGAGCCCGCCATCAGTGGCGGGCACTTTTTTATGCGTTAGCACTGTCAATGATGGGCGTTGGTGCCGGAATACTTGCAAGATGTCGGTCATCAAAATGCGGTTGACGGCGCAGCCCCCCGTGATGCCAATGACCTCGGTAGCTTCTTCTTGGGCGGCGTCAATAAGCGAGCGAGCAACGAGTGTCGCTATGCCTGCGTGTGCAATCCGGGCAATGTCTTCGAAGAGGCGTGTTCCATCTAGGGTTGCGTTGATCACCCATTGTGCAAGATGCGGGAACGATCGAATGTCTTCGATTGCGTCAAGCGCTTCTGCCGACGAAAGGCGAGACTTGCCTGCGAGAGCCTCAAGCTCCATCGCTGCTTGCGCTTCGTAGCTCACCGATTGTTGGACCTGAAGTATCGATGCGAACGCATCGAAGAGTCGTCCCATCGAAGTTGTTGCAGTGGTGCCGAACCCGCTGCTGAGCTGAGAGTCGACTAATCGCAACTCGTCTAGATCAACCTCAGGAGGCACGCTGAGGCCTTCGAGTTGCCAGCTATGCGCGAGACCGCGCGCAATCCGCCACGGATTTCGCACCGCTTTATCGCCACCGACGAGGGAAAAAGGTGGTAGGTGCCAGAGCCGCTCGGCGTTGCCATCGTCGGCTACATGAAGTATTTCGCCACCCCAAATGGTGCCGTCCGTTCCGTAACCGGTGCCGTCGAGAGCTGCAACGACGGCGGGCGTCGATAGCCGCTGATGCTCAGCCAACAGTGACAGTGCATGTGCGTGGTGATGCTGGACCTCAATGAGCTCGACGTCACGCTGGTCAGCGTAACGCTGCGCCCACATCGAAGTTTGGTAACCAGGGTGCATGTCGCACACAACAACGTCGGGTTGTGCGCCTTGTATTGAGCAGAGCTGCTTTACCATTTTCTCAAAGTGCCGCTGGGCATCCCATGACCCCATATCGCCTACATGCGAGGAGACGTGTGCGTACCGCCCAACGGCCAGAGTCGCCGTGTTCTTGAGTTCGCCCCCTACCGCTAGGACAGTTGGCTTTCGCTCAGTGTCGAGCAGCATTGGAATCGGCGCCAGTCCGCGAGACCTCCGAACAAGCGTCGTATCGACGTAGACCGAGTCTTCCACGGGCACATAAATCTCACGATCGTGGAGCACAAACATGTCCGCGAGGTGCGTAAGTTTCCGAAGTGCCTCTTCATTAGTGACGCATAAAGGCTCGCCGCTGAGATTGCCCGAGGTAGCTACCACAGGTCGGTCAACCAACAGATGGTGCAGTGGTGAATACGGAAGCATGAGGCCTACTTCCCTCAAACCAGGCGCAATACCTTCGCAGAGTGCTCCTTCGTGAAGCGGAACAGACACGATCGGATGTGACGGCGATGCCAAAAGATCCTCCGCTTCTTTACTGAGTGTTGCAATGGATTTGGCGGCGTCGAGATTTGGCACCATCACCGCGAGAGGCTTGTCGGGTCGACGCTTGCGCTCCCTCAGCTTTTCGACGGCCTCTTCGTTTTCCGCCGCGCACATCAGGTGAAAGCCACCAATCCCTTTGACCGCGACGACCGCACCAGATTCCCAGGCGTTTTGAACCTTGAGCACGAGCTCGTCGAATTTGCCGGGGTCCAATGCAAGCGCATCCGTTCGCGTTTCGGCGAGGACGGCACCGTTGGCATCCGTACACCACAAAGTAGGGCCGCAATGTGGGCAGCTTATTGGTTGCGCGTGAAACCGCCGGTCGTCTGGGTTCGTGTATTCTTCCTCGCATTGTGGACACATAGGGAATGCGCTCATGGTGGTAGTCGCGCGGTCGTAGGGGAGCGAAGTAATGATGGAGAGACGTGGCCCGCAGTGTGTGCAAGTGGTGAATGGGTAGTGGTAGCGCCGGTTGTCTTGATCATCAATATCGGCTAGGCAGGCTTCACACGTTGTCATGTCAGGGGAGATGAGTGTCTTTTCTCCCTCGACATGTTCTGACTCGACAATCCGAAACCCCGTTTCGCCGTATACGAGTGGGAGTGGAGACGTTTGGCTATCCAAAATGTGGGCGAGAGGCGGGAGCTCGTCGATAAGCGTCTTCTGCGCATTGTGGAGTGCTGTTGCGTCGCCCTGAAACTCGATAAAGACTCCGCGCTCGTTGTTGCCGACAAGTCCAGTAAGGCCGAAGCGTTGTGCGATTCGCGCGACGTGCGGACGCATTCCCACCCCCTGGACAATGCCTTCGAGAAAGACGCGGACTCTGCTCTGTGCTCCCATGCTGCATACTCTACAAACTTCTTGAATAATCGCCTAGGCTAGGTGCTGTGCATGAAGTTGCATTAAGTCATCAGTTAGCGTCAGCAGTTCAGCGCGCAGCGCGCGGACGAACGGTGCTGTCGGTGCACCTCCGAATCGGTGCGCTGCGACAAGTCGTGCCGGAATCACTCGAGTATGCCTGGGGGTTCGTCACAAAGGGGAGCCCCATGGAAAAGTCGGAGCTGCGGATCGACTGGGTTCCAGCCGAGATCGAGTGCAGCAACGGGCATCGAAGAATACTCGACCCCAATGAGTATCTCGACGTCCGATGCCAGGAATGCAACGCTCCCACGAGTGTGATTACGGGCGAGGAATTCGCTGTCGTAGACATTGATGTGACATCTGACCGTTAAGAAGGAGAAAAGAAGCATGGGACGTTTCCACCGCCACGACGACGGGACTGTTCACAGCCACGATCATTCGTATGATCACACGCACCACCACGAACACGATCACCTCCACGTGGGAGTAGATGCGGAGCACTCTGAGCACGGAGACCACACTGGGTATGACACTGGACGTGAACGCATCGCGGTGCTTGAGGATATTTTCACGGAAAACGATGTAAAAGCGGCCGCAAACCGTTCCGCGTTTGAAGAGCACGGCGTGGTTTGCATCAACGTGATGAGCTCCCCGGGAGCAGGAAAGACGACGCTGCTGCGTAAAACCTTGGAAGCGCTCGCGGACAAAATCCGTTTCGGGATTGTAGAAGGTGACATCGAAACTGCGTTAGACGCAGAGCGCTTGGAAAACCTCGGCGCACAGGTAAGTCTGCTCAATACCGGGAACGGGTTTGGGGGCGAGTGCCACCTCGATGCTCCGATGGTTGCGCATGCTTTAAAGGGGCTCAACCTCGATGATGTCGATATGGTGCTGATTGAAAATGTTGGCAACCTAGTGTGTCCGGCTGAATTTGAAGTTGGAGAGCATCATAAGGTAATGGTTGCCTCAGTTACCGAGGGGGAGGATAAGCCGCTGAAGTACCCGGTCATGTTCCGGAGTGTCGAAGTGGTCGTCGTAAACAAGGTTGACCTGCTGCCTTACCTGAATTTCGATCTCGATCTGTTCAAGGAAAATCTTGAGAAGGTGAATCCTGGAGTGAAGGTAATCCTTACCTCAGCTACAACGGGGGAAGGATTAGACGAGTGGAATGAGTGGCTTATGTCCCAATCGGGGGTAGATTTCTAGCCCTGCCGACTTCACGACACCGGAATTACTTTCATGTCTTGATACCCTGGCCCTATAGATGCGTTAAGCATGCAGCTTGACCGCTGATGGAATCTGTACACGTTCATTTGAGGGGTATGGGCCGGAGTATGTGCCGGCACATGGCTCTCGCATGAGAGGGAAAATCGATGCTTCTACAAGACACTTGGCAGAGTGGAACGCTTTGGGAAAACCTGTCGAAGAAGGGGGTGAAGCGTCGAGACTTCCTTAAAATGTGCAGCTCTATGGCTGCAGTGTTTGCAGTGGGTGCGCCGCTTGCCTCACGCGCCAACGCTGAAGAGACTGAGGTAATTGCCGAGGCACTCGGTGATGTAAAGAAGCCAATGGTTGCTTGGCTTCAGCTACAGGAGTGCACCGGCTGTATGGAGTCGGTGCTTCGTTCCGGTTCCTCCACAGTTGAGGACCTCGTCTTGAACCAGCTGTCGATGAACTACAACGAGCTCGTGATGGCTGCATCAGGGCACGCAGCCGAGCAGGCACTGGAAGAGATGAACAAGGAACCGCACATTCTGGTGGTCAACGGCTCTGTTCCAACTGGTGCAGGTGGCGCATACTGCCAGATCGGCGGCAAGAGCGCCGAGCAAGTTCTCCGCGAAGCCGCAGAGAACGCAACCGTAATCCTTTCCGTAGGTGCATGTGCAGTGTATGGCTCAGTACAGGCTGCTCGTCCAAACCCGACCGGGGCAGTGGGTGTTGACGAAATTATCAAGGATAAGCCAGTCATCAACGTGGCTGGTTGCCCGCCTATCGGTGAAGTTATCACCGCAACAATCACCTACCTGCTGACCCACGGTGAGCCACCAAAGGTGGATGCAGAGGGTCGTCCACTCTTTGCGTACGATCAGCGCATTCACGATTCCTGTCCGAAGCGTCCACACTTCGATGCGGGCCAGTTCGTGCGCACGTTTGATGACGAAGGCGCTCGTAATGGCTGGTGCCTCTATGAAGTTGGTTGCAAGGGCCCATCGACCTTCTCGCCATGCCCGATCATCCAATGGAACCTCAAGTCCGGCTGGCCGATCGGCGCTGGTCACCCGTGCATCGGTTGTACGGAAAAGGACTTCTTTGACCGGTTTACTCCGTTCTACGAGGAACTGCCGAATGTTCGTGCATTCGGTCAAGAAGCTTCCGCTGGCAAGATTGGCCTCGGCCTCATTGGTGTCGCCGCCGCTGGTACCGCAGTCCATGGCGCACTCAGCGTAGTCAAGGAGGTTGGCATCCGTCGCAAGAGTGGCGAAGTTCAGCCTCTTGCGGCCTTTGGCGAAGAAGACGGTCCCGAGGATATCTCGGCACTTATGGCAGAGGGTGATCAGGCGTTCGCGACCACCACCGATACTGATGGACACCACCGACCCAACCCATCCGCGTAAGCGGCGTTCACGACGATTGAAAGGAAAAGCAACTAAAAATGGCTGAAAGAGTTGTTGTAGACCCGTTGACGCGTATCGAGGGTCACCTCCGCATGGAGATGGAAGTCGAAGACGGCACCATCACCAACGCTTGGAGCGAGACCACGATGTTTCGCGGCATTGAGAAGATTGTAGAAGGTCGAGATCCACGCGACGTCTGGGCGTTTGTTGGCCGTATCTGTGGTGTTTGCACTGGCGTCCACTCCCTGGCAAGTGTTGTTGCCGTCGAGGATGCGATTGGAAGCCACATCCCAAAGCAAGCGCAGCTTATTCGTGACCTCGTCCTGACAAGTCAGGAAATCCACGACCATGTTGTGCACTTCTACCACCTGCACGCCCTTGACTGGGTGAACGTTGTCTCCGCAGCAAAGGCTGACCCAGAGAAGGCAGTCGAGTTTGCGAAATCGATAGGTTCGAACTGGAAGCTCAACTCCGTCGACAAGTTCCAGCAGGTGAAAGACACCTTGAACTCGGTTCTTGATTCCGGTCAGCTTTCTATCTTCACCGGTGGTTACTGGGACCACGAGGACTACCGTCTGCCACCAGAAGCAAACTTGATGGCGGTTTCGCACTACCTCGATGCGTTGCAGTTCCAGCGCTCGATTATCCGCATCAATACGGTGTTTGGCGGTAAGAATCCGCACCCGAACTTCCTCGTCGGGGGTATGGCCTGCACGATCGACCAGGATAAGTCAGAGACGGTCAACCAGGTTTCGATTGACCAAA is a window of Corynebacterium pseudogenitalium DNA encoding:
- the hypB gene encoding hydrogenase nickel incorporation protein HypB yields the protein MGRFHRHDDGTVHSHDHSYDHTHHHEHDHLHVGVDAEHSEHGDHTGYDTGRERIAVLEDIFTENDVKAAANRSAFEEHGVVCINVMSSPGAGKTTLLRKTLEALADKIRFGIVEGDIETALDAERLENLGAQVSLLNTGNGFGGECHLDAPMVAHALKGLNLDDVDMVLIENVGNLVCPAEFEVGEHHKVMVASVTEGEDKPLKYPVMFRSVEVVVVNKVDLLPYLNFDLDLFKENLEKVNPGVKVILTSATTGEGLDEWNEWLMSQSGVDF
- the hypE gene encoding hydrogenase expression/formation protein HypE yields the protein MQPKNRLNVDESKVNDNIARVRRRGGRLKDEYVTLAHGAGGKASATLLEQVFFDEYGNDLLSQGEDSTLLDLDLNGGTLAFTTDSYVVNPIEFPGGSIADLAVNGTVNDLAVGGAEPKYISVGFILEEGLEVETLRRIAQNLRTAAERAGVQIATGDTKVVPKGAGDKIYINTAGIGVVPAGRELGFAKVKPGDRIIVSGPIADHGMAVMMARGDLAIEAPIESDSREVASLVRAMLADAPETRWMRDATRGGLATVMNELAESTGYGVALHDEKIPVQPMTRAACDMLGIDPLYVANEGTFAAVVPEDQTDQALAALHAAGAEGAAVVGKIVEEPAAAVVLVTGFGGTRMVDKLVGDPLPRIC
- a CDS encoding hydrogenase maturation nickel metallochaperone HypA translates to MHEVALSHQLASAVQRAARGRTVLSVHLRIGALRQVVPESLEYAWGFVTKGSPMEKSELRIDWVPAEIECSNGHRRILDPNEYLDVRCQECNAPTSVITGEEFAVVDIDVTSDR
- a CDS encoding hydrogenase small subunit; translation: MLLQDTWQSGTLWENLSKKGVKRRDFLKMCSSMAAVFAVGAPLASRANAEETEVIAEALGDVKKPMVAWLQLQECTGCMESVLRSGSSTVEDLVLNQLSMNYNELVMAASGHAAEQALEEMNKEPHILVVNGSVPTGAGGAYCQIGGKSAEQVLREAAENATVILSVGACAVYGSVQAARPNPTGAVGVDEIIKDKPVINVAGCPPIGEVITATITYLLTHGEPPKVDAEGRPLFAYDQRIHDSCPKRPHFDAGQFVRTFDDEGARNGWCLYEVGCKGPSTFSPCPIIQWNLKSGWPIGAGHPCIGCTEKDFFDRFTPFYEELPNVRAFGQEASAGKIGLGLIGVAAAGTAVHGALSVVKEVGIRRKSGEVQPLAAFGEEDGPEDISALMAEGDQAFATTTDTDGHHRPNPSA
- the hypF gene encoding carbamoyltransferase HypF, translating into MGAQSRVRVFLEGIVQGVGMRPHVARIAQRFGLTGLVGNNERGVFIEFQGDATALHNAQKTLIDELPPLAHILDSQTSPLPLVYGETGFRIVESEHVEGEKTLISPDMTTCEACLADIDDQDNRRYHYPFTTCTHCGPRLSIITSLPYDRATTTMSAFPMCPQCEEEYTNPDDRRFHAQPISCPHCGPTLWCTDANGAVLAETRTDALALDPGKFDELVLKVQNAWESGAVVAVKGIGGFHLMCAAENEEAVEKLRERKRRPDKPLAVMVPNLDAAKSIATLSKEAEDLLASPSHPIVSVPLHEGALCEGIAPGLREVGLMLPYSPLHHLLVDRPVVATSGNLSGEPLCVTNEEALRKLTHLADMFVLHDREIYVPVEDSVYVDTTLVRRSRGLAPIPMLLDTERKPTVLAVGGELKNTATLAVGRYAHVSSHVGDMGSWDAQRHFEKMVKQLCSIQGAQPDVVVCDMHPGYQTSMWAQRYADQRDVELIEVQHHHAHALSLLAEHQRLSTPAVVAALDGTGYGTDGTIWGGEILHVADDGNAERLWHLPPFSLVGGDKAVRNPWRIARGLAHSWQLEGLSVPPEVDLDELRLVDSQLSSGFGTTATTSMGRLFDAFASILQVQQSVSYEAQAAMELEALAGKSRLSSAEALDAIEDIRSFPHLAQWVINATLDGTRLFEDIARIAHAGIATLVARSLIDAAQEEATEVIGITGGCAVNRILMTDILQVFRHQRPSLTVLTHKKVPATDGGLSLGQAAAGRLWSR